One window of Nocardia sp. NBC_00508 genomic DNA carries:
- a CDS encoding sulfite exporter TauE/SafE family protein, with translation MTWLEQLAVFGAGIAAGGINTIVGSGTLITFPVLLAFGLPPVTANVSNTIGLVPGSLSGVHGYRRELAGQRDRLLRLGTASLLGGITGAVLLLVLPPAAFKAIVPVLITLALVLVVVQPRLASWVKRRRENDGAPVPAHGGPILFAAVFAAGVYGGYFGAAQGVLLIGLLGVFVHDDIQRLNGTKNALALIVNGVSALIFVVVADVDWRAAALIALGSIIGGQLGAKVGRRMPPTVLRAVIVVVGLIAVIRLVTS, from the coding sequence ATGACCTGGCTGGAGCAACTGGCCGTCTTCGGTGCGGGTATCGCGGCGGGCGGCATCAACACGATCGTCGGTTCGGGCACCCTCATCACTTTTCCCGTTCTGCTCGCCTTCGGCTTGCCGCCGGTCACCGCGAATGTGTCCAACACCATAGGCTTGGTCCCCGGTTCGCTCAGCGGCGTGCACGGCTACCGCCGCGAACTCGCCGGGCAGCGGGACCGGCTGCTGCGGCTGGGCACCGCGTCGCTACTCGGCGGCATCACCGGGGCGGTGCTGCTGCTCGTGCTTCCGCCCGCAGCGTTCAAGGCGATCGTGCCCGTGCTCATCACCTTGGCGTTGGTCCTGGTGGTGGTGCAGCCACGGCTGGCGAGCTGGGTGAAACGCCGACGGGAGAACGACGGCGCCCCGGTTCCGGCGCACGGCGGCCCGATCCTTTTCGCCGCGGTCTTCGCCGCCGGTGTCTATGGCGGATACTTCGGCGCCGCCCAGGGCGTGCTGCTGATCGGGTTGCTCGGCGTCTTCGTGCACGACGACATCCAGCGCCTCAACGGGACGAAGAACGCGCTCGCGCTGATCGTGAACGGCGTGTCCGCCCTGATCTTCGTCGTGGTCGCCGACGTGGACTGGCGGGCGGCGGCGTTGATCGCGCTGGGGTCGATCATCGGCGGCCAACTCGGCGCCAAGGTAGGCAGGCGGATGCCGCCGACGGTGCTGCGCGCGGTGATCGTCGTGGTCGGCCTCATCGCGGTGATCCGACTGGTCACGTCATAG
- a CDS encoding DUF1272 domain-containing protein, translating to MRAEDGLRPAALQGICPNCGGELVRRPSRASA from the coding sequence GTGCGGGCTGAAGACGGACTTCGTCCGGCTGCGTTGCAGGGCATCTGCCCGAATTGCGGTGGCGAACTGGTCCGGAGGCCGAGCAGGGCGTCGGCGTAG